GGAAAAGGCGAATATTTCGTTGCTTCGGATGCGACTCCAATTGTAGAATATACAAAAAACGTAATATATCTAAATGATAACGAGATCGCTTATTTGAAAAGAGATGAGCTTCTGATAAAAAGCATTGATAACATCGTCCAAACACCTTACATACAGGAACTTGAACTAAAGCTCGAAATGCTTGAAAAAGGAGGCTATGACCATTTCATGTTAAAAGAGATATACGAACAACCCCGTTCTATATATGACAGCATGAGAGGCCGTATTTATCCCCTTGATGGTAAAGTTCAATTAGGCGGTCTGGTTGAATATTCCGAAAAGCTTAGAAATGCGAACAGGATTATTATTGTTGCATGTGGCACATCCTGGCATGCAGGCTTAGTTGGCGAATACCTTATTGAAGAATTTGCCAGACTTCCGGTAGAAGTTGAATATGCTTCTGAGTTTAGATATAGAAATCCTATCATCAATGAAAACGATATTGTAATAGCTATATCTCAATCCGGTGAAACTGCGGATACAATGGCGGCAATTCAATTAGCGAAAGAGAAAGGTGCTACTTTATTGGGAATATGTAATGTTGTTGGTTCTTCTATTCCAAGATTAACGCATGGTGGAGCTTATACACATGCTGGTCCGGAAATAGGTGTTGCTTCTACAAAAGCATTTACAGCACAGGTAACTGTACTTACTTTAATGGCCTTATATATCGCCCAAATTAAGGGTACCATTTCTCAAAGCAAGCTCATTTCATTATTAACAGAACTAGAAACAATTCCTTCTTTAGTTGAAGAAACGTTAAAAACCAACGATCAGATTATCCAAATCGCTTCGGAACTACAGGATTCCCGAAATTGCATTTTCTTAGGAAGAGGAACTGGTTTTCCTGTCGCTTTAGAAGGAGCGCTGAAATTGAAAGAGATTTCGTATATCCATGCAGAGGGATACCCGGCTGCAGAAATGAAACACGGCCCAATTGCACTTATCGATGAAGAAATGCCTGTTATCGTAATTGCAACGAAAAACTCTTCTTACGAAAAAGTTATCTCCAATATACAAGAGGTTAAAGCGAGAAAAGGCAAAGTGGTAGCTATTGTAACAGAAGGCGATGTTGATGTAAAAGACATGGCCGATTATTCGATCGAAATTCCACATGCTGATGAAGCATTTTTACCACTATTGGCAACTATTCCACTTCAATTAATTTCATATCATATAGCGGTAATGAGAGGATGTAATGTGGATCAGCCAAGAAACCTGGCAAAATCGGTGACGGTAGAATAAATCCAAAAATTGTCAAATTTATCAGAAAAGGGCATATATCATTGTGCTCTTTTCTATTTTGTATAGATTTTATCGATATTTATAGCCATGACAATAGTTCAGCTTGAATATATCGTTGCTGTAGATACTTACAAAAGCTTTGTTAAGGCGGCCGAAAAATGTTTTGTAACGCAACCTACGCTTAGTATGCAGGTTCAAAAACTGGAAGAAACATTAGATATAAAGATTTTCGATCGAACAAAACAACCTATTATACCAACTGAAATTGGTGCAGAGGTAATTGCTCAGGCTCGAAAAACCTTACAGGAATCTTATAAAATCAACGAAATAATAAACGAACGTAAGGGCGAAATCAGCGGAGAGCTAAGAATAGGAGTAATACCAACTATTGCACCATTCCTGCTTCCGAAACTTTTGGGAAAATTCATGGAAAAATACCCAAAAGTAAAGCTCTTTGTTTCGGAACTTACAACAGAAAATATTATCAACAAACTAAAAAACGGGCTTTTGGATTGCGGTATCCTGGCGACCCCTTTGGACGAGCCTTCGATTGTTGAAAGACCGGTTTATTATGAAAATTTCGTTTCTTATATTTCTGAAGAAAGCCCTTTATTCAAAAAAAGCACACTGGATTTTAGCGACCTGAATATTGATGAATTATGGCTTCTTAACGAAGGACATTGTCTTAGAAATCAGGTATTAAATATTTGCAAGCACAAAAAAGCTGAAGGGCAAAATCTGGAATATAATACGGGAAGTATCGAAACATTAATCCGAATGGTGGATTTAAACAACGGCATGACTATTCTACCGGAACTTAGCATTCAGGATTTTCCGGTTGAACAGCTGGACAAAGTAAGGTATTTTAAAACGCCACAACCAAGCAGAGAGATTAGCATTGTAACACATGCTAGCTTTATCAAAAAAAGGACTATTGACGCTTTAGAAACAGAAATTTTAGAAAGTGTTCCAAACAGTATGCGTTCGAAAAATAAGAAATCTGTTATTGCTATTTAAAATTCTGTCAACTTTTGTTACAAGCAGAGAAATTGAAAAAATTGGGAGATAGCTACTAAAAAACAAGCACCTTAAAGGCAACGAAATCGTTTACGTAAAAAACACAACCGCTGCTTTTGCTTTAGCTAACCTAATTGAATACCTTTAAGGTTTAAACAATTAACTAAAAATAATATCATAAAAATGAAGCGACCACTTATCTCCATTCTAAATTCAAGTACTTTCGGAAAACATTTTTCGGAGCATATTGCAACCTTGGAATCATTCGCTGATCTAAAACATATTACTGTTCCGGCAGACATAAATGCAGATGATTTAGCAGAGCAAATTAAAGACTCTGATGGAATTATTGCCAGTGTTACACCCAAAATCCCAAGAAGAACATTGGAACAGTGTAAAAACCTGGTACTTTTAGTGCGTCATGGCATCGGCTGCGATAACGTAGATACGGAAGCGGCTACAGAATTGGGCATCATGGTATCCAGAGTAGAAGGAATTGTAGAAAAAGAAGCTGTAGCAGAATACGCAATATCTTTATTGTTAGCTGGTGGAAGAAAATTAGTGCAAGGAGCTATAGCAGTAAAAAACAGTGCCTGGGCTACACGTTCTGGAATGGTGGGAATAGAACTGAAAGGAAAAACAATTGGTATCATTGGTTTAGGTAATATCGGCTCTCGCAGCTCAGAAATATTATCTAAAGGGTTTGGTGCAAATGTAGTGGCATCTGATCCTTATATTGCTAAAGAAAAATTTGCCGAATTTGGCGCTAAGGAAGTTCCTTTAGACGAATTGATAAGAGAGTCTAGTGCAATATTATTCCATTGTCCGGCTACAGATGAAACCAAAAGAATGTTAGGTGAAGCACAATTTGCTAGCATGAAAAAAGGTGTTGTATTAGTGAATACCTGCCGTGGAGAATTGGTAGACGAGGATGCTTTATGCAAAGCTTTGGAAAACGGAACATTAGGTGCCTATGCAACAGATGTTGTAGAAGGAGAGCCTATTGACGGTAACCACAGACTTACAAAATTAGATAATGCAATCATTACACCTCACTTAGGTGGATATAGCTGGGAATCTCTACATGGTATGGGGCAAACTTGCGTTGACGATTCGGTTTCCGTATTCCAAAAAAATGGCATACCGGGTACAATGGCCAATCCAGAAGTCTTGCAAAAAGAAAATAGAAGAGTATGGCAATAGCATTAACCATTGATTTGGGTACTACCAACGTTAAAGTTGGATTAGTAAACGAAAGTGGTGAAATACTTAATTTACGCTCAGTAGCTGTACCGGTTATAAACAGTACAAGCGGTGGGGCTGAACATAATCCTGAAGAGTTGAAAAAGCTTATCATCGGATTATGTAAGGATATGTTTTCGGAAGGTCTTGCTGATCAGGTATCCTATATTGTCAGCTCTACATACCAGTTTGGTCTGATGTTACTTGACGAACAGAAAAAACCCGTTACAGGTCTTACCCTGCTTACAGATATCCGTTCGCAAAGAACATTTGATGCCTTCTTAGATTCATACTCCAATGTAGACTTGTATGCCCAGACAGGCTGTCCTTTAATGAGTCCGTATCTTTTGGCCAGGTTATTCTATTTCTCAACGAAAGAAAAAGAAGTATTTGAACAAGCCAGATATTTTACGGATAGTAAAGCCTTTTTATTTGAATGGCTAACAGGAGAGTTTGTTACTGATGTTAGTACAGCCGCAGCAACGCAAATCTACAATATCCATCAGGAAGCATGGGACGACTCACTTTTGGAGCACATAGGTTTGTCTGCAAATCAATTCCCCGAAATAAAAGATGGAACGACTTATCTAAGTCCGCTAAAAGAAAGCTTAAGACAAGAATTAGGCCTCAAGCAAGGCGTAAAAGTTCTTTTGGGTGTTTACGATGGCGCAGCGTTAGGCGTTGGTCTAGGTTGTTTAAAACCTGGTATTGGGATTATTAACGTGGGTACATCTGCAATGTTAAGAGTACCGGATAATACTCCAGCTTTTGACAAAAGTGACAATAAGCGCATTCAACCATATGCATTAAATAAAAGCCTTTTCTTAAACGGTGGCGCGCTAAACAATGCTGCTCTTCCTGTAAACTGGCTTCGCAACAGCCTTTTTAATGTGGATATACAGGATCCCGCAATGCTGGATATCGGTAATGAAGCACCTTTACTTTGTTTTCCTTATTTAACTAGTGAAAGAGACTCAAAAACTGGTCCTTATGCTTCTGGAGTATTCTTTGGGTTACGTCAATATCATACTAAAGTAGATATGGCTCGTTCGGTTCTTGAAGGCGTAGCCTATTCTATGCGTTATCTTTATGATGCACTTACAGAAAACAATTTACAAATTACCGAACTGCGTATGGGAGGCGGTGGCGCACAAATAAAGCCCTGGCCGCAAATATTTGCTAATGTGTTAGGCCTGCCGATAAATATTCCATCAGAAGACCAAATCGCTTTGATTGGTAGTGCGATGCTTGCTTTCGTAGCAGACGGACGATATCAGGACGTAGCAACATTGGGTGAACAAATAGTTAAGAGCACTATCAGTATATATCCTGATGAAAACGCGGTTGCTGTTCATAACGAACGATACCAGTTTTTCAAGAAGGTGCGTGAAACACTAGCTCCTTTGTACAAGGAACACTCACTACTTTCAAACTAATTTAAGTACTGAAATACTTAAAAAGAATATTATAAAAAGGCTGTTTTCTATTTTGCCAAAGACAAATAGAAAACAGCCTTTTTCTTTACCTACTATCTAAGAAGACTTATCTTTACTTAATTCGACACGAATTTGAGCCCTATTATTGAGACTATAAGTGTGCTTATAAAGAGGATTCTCCAAAAACTAGCAGGTTCATTAAAGAAAAATATTCCAACTAAAACCGTTCCGACAGCGCCAATACCTGTCCAAACGGCGTAAGCGGTTCCTATTGGTAATGTTTTGGTGGCAAGATAAAGCAAAAACATACTTGCCGAAAGGCAGATAAAAAATCCTACAAGCCAGGCGATAGACTCTGTTCCACTTGTCTCTTTTGCTTTTCCCAAACACGATGCGAACCCCACCTCAAATAATCCTCCTATAACCAAGAATATCCAATTCATATAACAATCTAATTTTTACAAAAAAAACGAATTCTATGCATAAATAAAAAAGGCTTTGAATTTCATTTTCAAAGCCTTTTGATATTAAATATCCCGTGATTTATTTTTTCAAAAGAATATAATCCGTCATTATTTTAATAGCCTCAGACTGAATAAAGTCGAATTTATCCTCTTTAGTTTTTTCTGCTTTAACCACAACACCCTCATCTTCAGATTTAGAAACATCTTTTTTCTTCAACGGCTCTAAACCTCTGTAAACTCTTCTTTCATTTTCTTTTGCCAGGTTTTTTGCTTCCTGATCTTCACGTAGCTTTTTTAACTCAACTTCATTTAAGGGAAGTGGCTTTTCTTTATCCAAATCTTTAAAGTCTTCTATATCCTGAAGCAGGAATTGATATTCCTTGCTACTTTTCATTCGAGCATCATGCATAGCCTTTAGCTTTTGAATAACAGTAGTTAAATCAGCTACTTTGGTATAATTACTACTTTTTATTTCATCCCATGGCAAAGCAGAAGGCTCAGAACTTTCGCCATATTTGTCTGCTGGAAAAATAGTTGGAAACTCAATATCCGGTGTAACACCTTTGTGCTGAGTAGAACTTCCGCTAATACGATAGAATTTACCCGTGGTTAAATTAATCTGTCCACCCTTATCTCCCAAAGTTGGATTAATTCTGGACATTGGTAAAGCAGACTGTACAGTTCCTTTTCCGTAAGTTGTATTTCCTATAATGATTCCTCTTCCATAATCCTGAATAGCACCAGCAAAAATCTCTGAAGCTGATGCGCTGAACCGATCAACAAGAACTTCCAGAGGTCCGCTCCAGGCGATAGTTTCATCTTCATCTCTATTTACTTCAACACGGTTTCTAAGATCTCTAACCTGAACAACAGGGCCAGATTTTATAAATAAACCAGTTAGCTCGATGGCTTCCAATAAGGATCCGCCACCATTTGTTCTTAAGTCTATAATAACACCGTCTACATTTTCTTTTTTCAACGAATCCAGAATAATCCTAACATCTCTTGTTGTTGACTTATAGTTTTTATCTCCCGCCTGCATGGCTTTCCAATCAGCATAAAACGCAGGTACTTCGATAATACCATATTTAAACGTTCTACCGTTTCTAACCTCAGTTTTAATGATTTTTTTCGCAGATTGATCTTCAAGGATAATTTTCTCGCGTACCATAGAAACGATTTTTGGTGTCGCAGAAATATCCTGATCTTTTGATAAAATCTTTAGTCTTACAATCGTTCCTTTGTTACCTCTTATCAGGGAGATTGCATTGTCTAATCTCCAGCCAATCACATCGACAAACTCCCCATCTTTTCCTTGTGCAACAGCCAGAATCTTATCATCTATTTTAATTTGCTTACTCTTGTCTGCTGGACCGCCAGTTACCACACTTTTAATGGTAACAAACTCATTTTCCATAGTCAGCGTCGCTCCAATACCTTCCAAAGATCTGGACATATCTATATTGAAGTTTGCTG
This genomic interval from Pseudopedobacter saltans DSM 12145 contains the following:
- the glmS gene encoding glutamine--fructose-6-phosphate transaminase (isomerizing), giving the protein MCGIVGYIGSREAYPIVIKGLHRLEYRGYDSAGVALMNNQNSLNIYKKAGKVKDLEDFVSGKDISGTVGMGHTRWATHGEPSDRNSHPHQSGNDRLAIIHNGIIENYGPLKEELIARGHIFKSDTDTEVLIHLIENIQEEENISLQEAVRVALHQVIGAFAIVIMDKDDPTELIAARKGSPMVIGVGKGEYFVASDATPIVEYTKNVIYLNDNEIAYLKRDELLIKSIDNIVQTPYIQELELKLEMLEKGGYDHFMLKEIYEQPRSIYDSMRGRIYPLDGKVQLGGLVEYSEKLRNANRIIIVACGTSWHAGLVGEYLIEEFARLPVEVEYASEFRYRNPIINENDIVIAISQSGETADTMAAIQLAKEKGATLLGICNVVGSSIPRLTHGGAYTHAGPEIGVASTKAFTAQVTVLTLMALYIAQIKGTISQSKLISLLTELETIPSLVEETLKTNDQIIQIASELQDSRNCIFLGRGTGFPVALEGALKLKEISYIHAEGYPAAEMKHGPIALIDEEMPVIVIATKNSSYEKVISNIQEVKARKGKVVAIVTEGDVDVKDMADYSIEIPHADEAFLPLLATIPLQLISYHIAVMRGCNVDQPRNLAKSVTVE
- a CDS encoding hydrogen peroxide-inducible genes activator, with amino-acid sequence MTIVQLEYIVAVDTYKSFVKAAEKCFVTQPTLSMQVQKLEETLDIKIFDRTKQPIIPTEIGAEVIAQARKTLQESYKINEIINERKGEISGELRIGVIPTIAPFLLPKLLGKFMEKYPKVKLFVSELTTENIINKLKNGLLDCGILATPLDEPSIVERPVYYENFVSYISEESPLFKKSTLDFSDLNIDELWLLNEGHCLRNQVLNICKHKKAEGQNLEYNTGSIETLIRMVDLNNGMTILPELSIQDFPVEQLDKVRYFKTPQPSREISIVTHASFIKKRTIDALETEILESVPNSMRSKNKKSVIAI
- a CDS encoding NAD(P)-dependent oxidoreductase: MKRPLISILNSSTFGKHFSEHIATLESFADLKHITVPADINADDLAEQIKDSDGIIASVTPKIPRRTLEQCKNLVLLVRHGIGCDNVDTEAATELGIMVSRVEGIVEKEAVAEYAISLLLAGGRKLVQGAIAVKNSAWATRSGMVGIELKGKTIGIIGLGNIGSRSSEILSKGFGANVVASDPYIAKEKFAEFGAKEVPLDELIRESSAILFHCPATDETKRMLGEAQFASMKKGVVLVNTCRGELVDEDALCKALENGTLGAYATDVVEGEPIDGNHRLTKLDNAIITPHLGGYSWESLHGMGQTCVDDSVSVFQKNGIPGTMANPEVLQKENRRVWQ
- a CDS encoding gluconokinase, whose translation is MAIALTIDLGTTNVKVGLVNESGEILNLRSVAVPVINSTSGGAEHNPEELKKLIIGLCKDMFSEGLADQVSYIVSSTYQFGLMLLDEQKKPVTGLTLLTDIRSQRTFDAFLDSYSNVDLYAQTGCPLMSPYLLARLFYFSTKEKEVFEQARYFTDSKAFLFEWLTGEFVTDVSTAAATQIYNIHQEAWDDSLLEHIGLSANQFPEIKDGTTYLSPLKESLRQELGLKQGVKVLLGVYDGAALGVGLGCLKPGIGIINVGTSAMLRVPDNTPAFDKSDNKRIQPYALNKSLFLNGGALNNAALPVNWLRNSLFNVDIQDPAMLDIGNEAPLLCFPYLTSERDSKTGPYASGVFFGLRQYHTKVDMARSVLEGVAYSMRYLYDALTENNLQITELRMGGGGAQIKPWPQIFANVLGLPINIPSEDQIALIGSAMLAFVADGRYQDVATLGEQIVKSTISIYPDENAVAVHNERYQFFKKVRETLAPLYKEHSLLSN
- a CDS encoding DMT family transporter, whose translation is MNWIFLVIGGLFEVGFASCLGKAKETSGTESIAWLVGFFICLSASMFLLYLATKTLPIGTAYAVWTGIGAVGTVLVGIFFFNEPASFWRILFISTLIVSIIGLKFVSN
- a CDS encoding carboxy terminal-processing peptidase, translating into MLKKIFSGVLIALAISCTATPRVNKEVAGSNNLKADPQQGVIVKDISELLTSYTYKKVDLNDSISNLIFDRYIKNLDPNRIYFLDEDIKEFEAFRYQLDNDFKSGDLSAPFYIFNVYQKRYSERQAFSINYLTKGDFDFTKKEQYVFSREKQNYFKDLKESDAYWAKKVRYDFLNLKLAKKEPTEIKEILKKRYENLVSQSNKINSQDVFQLIMAAFTDSVDPHTNYYNPSNAANFNIDMSRSLEGIGATLTMENEFVTIKSVVTGGPADKSKQIKIDDKILAVAQGKDGEFVDVIGWRLDNAISLIRGNKGTIVRLKILSKDQDISATPKIVSMVREKIILEDQSAKKIIKTEVRNGRTFKYGIIEVPAFYADWKAMQAGDKNYKSTTRDVRIILDSLKKENVDGVIIDLRTNGGGSLLEAIELTGLFIKSGPVVQVRDLRNRVEVNRDEDETIAWSGPLEVLVDRFSASASEIFAGAIQDYGRGIIIGNTTYGKGTVQSALPMSRINPTLGDKGGQINLTTGKFYRISGSSTQHKGVTPDIEFPTIFPADKYGESSEPSALPWDEIKSSNYTKVADLTTVIQKLKAMHDARMKSSKEYQFLLQDIEDFKDLDKEKPLPLNEVELKKLREDQEAKNLAKENERRVYRGLEPLKKKDVSKSEDEGVVVKAEKTKEDKFDFIQSEAIKIMTDYILLKK